A window of Malania oleifera isolate guangnan ecotype guangnan chromosome 5, ASM2987363v1, whole genome shotgun sequence contains these coding sequences:
- the LOC131155150 gene encoding uncharacterized protein LOC131155150 isoform X1, producing the protein MHLQAVPAVRSQLDKLGFCLSRILPCVFPNIHACFVYYYLRDPFSFFVFIFFWNKNFHYPIYVKTRIFLFTFSFLVIFFTEKVSRKILQRLGKTRGQKSSGKAAISCFYSEVANFWPKIDEEVGLGEYNCGGDDNYDWITELLGEVDKETDDSDEVLVVAEVPPKQRIKSSSAVKSSVNDVDDDCVILDGDPDNPVGVVNDSGNGSDDLLIVCEKGQIACRDYPHSRHCCAKFPFSSTSHEKHCELCHCYVCDSLAPCDHWGTGTSNHDHCHATDKEDAWKLLRIEFKKGKTGPLPIPKFLDAPFSAAQPPANLVPPLDRLQSNTMPLIQISRPNAIRACSSSRNFGIPNIISQGRSPRSGYGLARNRFHPRLVSQHLHGTWNNTSRQGRGQSVSGLDPHFVPSHAMFKRAGPVGGGLTHRSSFTSASVNHLHATAPKYSANPPPTTLSDRNPVNCWEYNPIMNLESGTYQSSSQSNTNDMVTPNDKNSLNWRDYNSIMNSESGTYQSSSQPNISNMLANAMPSQPPLSSQHIPQPNDGQSFYYQQQQQQQGDQIQNVAHPTLSDFNISWLNDTSLSSRNFHDDSQLQNAAPTSDPSTVTEYNPELPGLAKPDPSPLELEFENWIAENQSVSRGPDETVPAALDTLSPEPGMLLFDFETAWMG; encoded by the exons ATGCACTTGCAGGCAGTACCAGCCGTTCGTTCCCAACTTGACAAACTAGGGTTTTGTCTCAGTCGGATTCTTCCCTGcgttttcccaaatatacatgcttgctttgtttattattatttacggGACCCCTTCAGTTTTTtcgttttcatttttttttggaataagaACTTTCATTACCCCATATACGTGAAGACCCgcatatttctttttactttttcttttttagtaatTTTCTTCACTGAGAAAGTTTCGAGGAAGATTCTTCAGCGGTTGGGGAAAACGCGAGGGCAAAAATCTTCTGGGAAAGCGGCTATTTCTTGTTTTTACTCTGAAGTCGCCAATTTCTGGCCAAAAATAG ATGAAGAGGTAGGGTTGGGCGAGTACAACTGCGGGGGCGATGATAACTATGATTGGATTACGGAGCTTCTTGGAGAAGTCGATAAAGAAACAGACGATTCCGATGAAGTTCTCGTGGTCGCTGAAGTGCCACCCAAGCAGAGGATTAAGTCGTCCAGTGCTGTCAAGTCGTCAGTGAACGATGTAGACGATGACTGCGTTATTTTGGACGGGGACCCAGATAACCCAGTGGGGGTTGTGAATGACTCCGGGAATGGATCAGATGATTTGCTCATTGTTTGCGAGAAGGGTCAG ATTGCATGCAGAGATTATCCTCATTCACGGCACTGCTGTGCTAAGTTTCCTTTCAGTTCTACCTCGCATGAGAAGCATTGTGAACTG TGTCACTGTTATGTTTGTGATTCCCTTGCACCATGTGACCATTGGGGCACTGGCACCTCCAATCATGATCATTGTCACGCCACTGACAAAGAGGACGCGTGGAAACTTCTAAGGATAGAATTCAAGAAAGGAAAAACGGGGCCACTGCCAATTCCTAAATTTCTTGATGCTCCTTTCTCTGCGGCACAGCCCCCAGCTAATCTAGTTCCTCCACTGGACCGACTGCAATCCAACACCATGCCACTGATTCAGATCTCCAGGCCAAATGCAATTCGTGCTTGCTCATCATCTAGGAATTTTGGCATCCCAAATATCATAAGCCAAGGTCGAAGTCCACGATCAGGATATGGCTTGGCTAGAAACAGATTCCATCCACGTTTAGTCTCACAACATCTGCATGGTACATGGAATAATACCAGTCGGCAGGGTAGAGGCCAGAGTGTCAGTGGTTTAGACCCTCATTTCGTCCCTTCCCATGCAATGTTTAAGAGGGCAGGGCCTGTTGGAGGTGGCTTGACACACCGGTCCAGCTTTACTTCAGCTAGTGTGAATCATCTTCATGCAACAGCTCCAAAGTATTCAGCAAATCCTCCCCCGACAACTCTCAGTGACAGAAATCCTGTAAATTGTTGGGAATATAATCCTATTATGAATTTGGAGTCGGGTACATATCAGAGCTCCTCCCAGTCAAATACAAACGACATGGTAACTCCTAATGacaaaaattctctaaattggCGGGATTATAATTCCATTATGAATTCAGAGTCAGGTACATATCAGAGTTCCTCCCAGCCAAATATCAGCAACATGCTTGCAAATGCAATGCCTTCACAGCCCCCATTATCTAGTCAGCATATTCCACAACCAAATGATGGCCAAAGTTTCTATtatcagcagcagcagcagcagcaggggGATCAAATCCAAAATGTGGCACATCCAACTCTCTCAGATTTCAACATAAGTTGGTTAAATGATACCAGTCTGAGCAGCCGAAACTTCCATGATGATTCCCAACTTCAAAATGCAGCGCCAACTTCTGACCCGTCTACTGTCACAGAGTACAATCCTGAGCTTCCTGGACTTGCCAAACCTGATCCATCGCCATTAGAGTTGGAATTTGAGAATTGGATTGCTGAGAATCAGTCTGTATCAAGAGGTCCAGATGAAACTGTGCCAGCCGCACTCGATACGCTCTCCCCAGAGCCAGGTATGCTTTTATTTGATTTTGAGACTGCCTGGATGGGGTGA
- the LOC131155150 gene encoding uncharacterized protein LOC131155150 isoform X2: MDPNPVIHEISSDEEVGLGEYNCGGDDNYDWITELLGEVDKETDDSDEVLVVAEVPPKQRIKSSSAVKSSVNDVDDDCVILDGDPDNPVGVVNDSGNGSDDLLIVCEKGQIACRDYPHSRHCCAKFPFSSTSHEKHCELCHCYVCDSLAPCDHWGTGTSNHDHCHATDKEDAWKLLRIEFKKGKTGPLPIPKFLDAPFSAAQPPANLVPPLDRLQSNTMPLIQISRPNAIRACSSSRNFGIPNIISQGRSPRSGYGLARNRFHPRLVSQHLHGTWNNTSRQGRGQSVSGLDPHFVPSHAMFKRAGPVGGGLTHRSSFTSASVNHLHATAPKYSANPPPTTLSDRNPVNCWEYNPIMNLESGTYQSSSQSNTNDMVTPNDKNSLNWRDYNSIMNSESGTYQSSSQPNISNMLANAMPSQPPLSSQHIPQPNDGQSFYYQQQQQQQGDQIQNVAHPTLSDFNISWLNDTSLSSRNFHDDSQLQNAAPTSDPSTVTEYNPELPGLAKPDPSPLELEFENWIAENQSVSRGPDETVPAALDTLSPEPGMLLFDFETAWMG; this comes from the exons ATGGATCCGAATCCTGTGATACATGAAATAAGCTCAGATGAAGAGGTAGGGTTGGGCGAGTACAACTGCGGGGGCGATGATAACTATGATTGGATTACGGAGCTTCTTGGAGAAGTCGATAAAGAAACAGACGATTCCGATGAAGTTCTCGTGGTCGCTGAAGTGCCACCCAAGCAGAGGATTAAGTCGTCCAGTGCTGTCAAGTCGTCAGTGAACGATGTAGACGATGACTGCGTTATTTTGGACGGGGACCCAGATAACCCAGTGGGGGTTGTGAATGACTCCGGGAATGGATCAGATGATTTGCTCATTGTTTGCGAGAAGGGTCAG ATTGCATGCAGAGATTATCCTCATTCACGGCACTGCTGTGCTAAGTTTCCTTTCAGTTCTACCTCGCATGAGAAGCATTGTGAACTG TGTCACTGTTATGTTTGTGATTCCCTTGCACCATGTGACCATTGGGGCACTGGCACCTCCAATCATGATCATTGTCACGCCACTGACAAAGAGGACGCGTGGAAACTTCTAAGGATAGAATTCAAGAAAGGAAAAACGGGGCCACTGCCAATTCCTAAATTTCTTGATGCTCCTTTCTCTGCGGCACAGCCCCCAGCTAATCTAGTTCCTCCACTGGACCGACTGCAATCCAACACCATGCCACTGATTCAGATCTCCAGGCCAAATGCAATTCGTGCTTGCTCATCATCTAGGAATTTTGGCATCCCAAATATCATAAGCCAAGGTCGAAGTCCACGATCAGGATATGGCTTGGCTAGAAACAGATTCCATCCACGTTTAGTCTCACAACATCTGCATGGTACATGGAATAATACCAGTCGGCAGGGTAGAGGCCAGAGTGTCAGTGGTTTAGACCCTCATTTCGTCCCTTCCCATGCAATGTTTAAGAGGGCAGGGCCTGTTGGAGGTGGCTTGACACACCGGTCCAGCTTTACTTCAGCTAGTGTGAATCATCTTCATGCAACAGCTCCAAAGTATTCAGCAAATCCTCCCCCGACAACTCTCAGTGACAGAAATCCTGTAAATTGTTGGGAATATAATCCTATTATGAATTTGGAGTCGGGTACATATCAGAGCTCCTCCCAGTCAAATACAAACGACATGGTAACTCCTAATGacaaaaattctctaaattggCGGGATTATAATTCCATTATGAATTCAGAGTCAGGTACATATCAGAGTTCCTCCCAGCCAAATATCAGCAACATGCTTGCAAATGCAATGCCTTCACAGCCCCCATTATCTAGTCAGCATATTCCACAACCAAATGATGGCCAAAGTTTCTATtatcagcagcagcagcagcagcaggggGATCAAATCCAAAATGTGGCACATCCAACTCTCTCAGATTTCAACATAAGTTGGTTAAATGATACCAGTCTGAGCAGCCGAAACTTCCATGATGATTCCCAACTTCAAAATGCAGCGCCAACTTCTGACCCGTCTACTGTCACAGAGTACAATCCTGAGCTTCCTGGACTTGCCAAACCTGATCCATCGCCATTAGAGTTGGAATTTGAGAATTGGATTGCTGAGAATCAGTCTGTATCAAGAGGTCCAGATGAAACTGTGCCAGCCGCACTCGATACGCTCTCCCCAGAGCCAGGTATGCTTTTATTTGATTTTGAGACTGCCTGGATGGGGTGA